CAAGCCCTGGAGAATCGGCCCTACTGCTTCGAATCCGCCTAGGCGCTGAGCGATTTTATAGCCGATATTGCCTGCTTCAAGGCTTGGAAATACGAAAACATTCGCATTGCCCATGATGACTGAATCCGGAGCTTTCTTTTCAGCAACGGATGGAACGAATGCCGCGTCGAACTGGAACTCGCCATCAACGATCAACAAGGGGTCACGAAGCTTGGCTTCTTCAACTGCTTTTGATACTCTTTCCGTCTCAGGAGACACAGCTGAGCCTTTTGTAGAAAAGCTTAGCATAGCCACGCGCGGCTCGACGTCGAACATTCTTGCTGTCTTCGCACTTTCAACCGCGATTTCAGCCAGGTCCTGGCTGTCAGGCGCGATATTGATCGCACAGTCAGCGAATACATACTTCTCATCTTCACGTACCATGATGAAGACACCAGAAGTCTTGCGCACGCCTTCCTTCGTCTTGATGATCTGCAATGCAGGCCTTACAGTGTCCGCAGTGGAATGTGCTGCGCCGCTTACAAGACCGTCTGCTTTGTTCGAATACACAAGCATCGTGCCGAAGTAGTTTTCATCCAGCAGAATTTTGCGTGCTTGCTCTTCGGTTGCTTTTCCTTTACGTCTTTCCACAAATGCAGCAACAAGCTCATCCATCATCGCGAAGTTGGCAGGGTCATATATTTCTGCTGCCTCCAGCGATACATCCATGTCAGCTGCCTTCGCTTGGATCTGTTCAATATTCCCTACTAAAATTGGTGTTAGTACTCCGTCTGCAGCCAGTCTTCCCGCTGCTGCCAGAATCCGTTCGTCGAGGCCTTCCGGAAACACGATCCGTAAATTTTGTCCGCTTAATTTGGCTTTTAAGCCTTCAAATAAATCACTCATGCTGACTCCTCCTTTAATCTATACCTCTAGCATACTTTACCAGCATTAAAATTCAAGAATGTTACCGTTTACACCCACGAAGTCTTTTTATTGAAAATTTTCAAGCATGTATTCCTGCCCCTTTTACTATTTGCAATCTTTAACAAAATATCCTTTTTCCGCTCAGTATAAACAAACGGGTTTTATAAACATGACGAATGGAGAAACTATGATATGATATTGGTATATTGATGATTTTTAGGAGTGATATAAAATGACTGAAGCAGCACAGACTTTGGATGGCTGGTATTCCCTTCATGACTTCCGTACCGTCGATTGGACAACATGGAAGATGCTTCCGGCAGAAGAGCGCCAGGAGATTATCCAGGAATTCCTTGGACTAGTCGAAAAATGGAATAAAACACAGGCAGAAAAACAGGGAAGCCATGCCCTTTATACAATCGTTGGGCAAAAAGCAGATTTCATGATGATGATTCTGCGCCCTACTATGGAAGAATTGAATGAGATCGAAACAGAATTCAACAAGTCCAGACTTGCTGAATACACGATTCCTGCTCATTCCTATGTATCCGTTGTCGAGCTGAGCAACTATCTGCCAGCAGGCGAAGATCCATACCAGAACCCGCAAGTCCTTGCACGCCTTTATCCTGAGCTGCCAAAGGCGAAGTATGTTTGCTTCTATCCAATGGACAAGCGCCGCCAGGGCGAAGACAACTGGTACATGCTTCCCATGGAAGACCGCCGCAATATGATGCGCAGCCACGGCATGATCGGCCGCCAGTATGCTGGCAAAGTTAAGCAGATCATCACTGGTTCCGTAGGCTTCGATGATTATGAATGGGGCGTAACATTGTTCGCGGACGATGTCCTTCAATTCAAGAAGCTTGTATACGAAATGCGTTTTGACGAAGTGAGTGCACGCTACGGCGAATTCGGTTCTTTCTTCGTAGGAAACCTGCTTGAAGAAGACAAAGTAGCCACATTCTTGCATGTATAACAGAAGATAAACCCAATCCCCAGGCAACGGCCTGGGGATTTTTTTTATGTTTTGGAGTCTCTTATCGGCCCTGAAACTATGTTCGTTCGAAAATGTTCGAGTCATAAAATCAAGCTTCCTTCATATGTATTGAATAGTGAGGATTCATTTTACTTGTACTTCATCCTGAAAAGCTCAACTTCACCACTTACATAGATAGAGGTGAATTTGAAGGAAAGGAAAAAATACCTTTAAGGAGGCTACACAATGACTCAATACAATAATCCATATTATAACTACAGAACCTACCCGCAAATGTACCAGCCGTATAGCGGCACTGATGAGAAACAAACCACTCAAGGCCAGATGGGACAGATGGCTCAGATGGGACAAATGGGTCAAGCAGGATTTCCACAAGCAACTACCTTCCCTGCCCAGTCCGGCGGAGCCATGCCAGGTATGCCGGGCGCTGTGCCAGGAGCAGTAGCAGGTGCTCAAGTACCGGGAATGCTGCCAATTGAAGCATCCTATATTGAAAACATCCTTCGCCTGAATAAAGGCAAACTCGCTACTGTCTATGCGACATTTGAAAACAACACTGAATGGAACGCAAAAATTTTCCAGGGTATCATTGAAGCTGCGGGAAGGGATCATCTGATTCTCAGTGACCCTCAAACAGGAAAACGAGTTTTGCTGCCGATGATTTACCTTGATTACGTCACGTTTGATGAAGAAATTGAATATGATTATCCATTTGGCGGCGGAGCAGGTTTGACTGCTTATCCACCACGTTAATTTAATACCCATTTTTTCTTAAACGGCTTCGGCCGTTTTTTATTTTTCTAAGCCCTCAGTATCTTGACAACATTACACTTGAAAAATAAACTTTATATACCTAATTTTTCTAATTATGAATCTGGGGGGGATAGTATGGTTTCAAATGACAGCAATATTAAACTGGTAGTAGCGGGCTTGCTTCTTGGTATCCTGATGGCCGCGATGGACAATACGATCGTTGCGACTGCAATGGGGACCATTGTTTCAGATCTTGGTGACTTCGATAAGTTTGTGTGGGTCACCTCAGCTTATATGGTTACAGTGATGGCTGGAATGCCGATCTTCGGGAAACTGTCAGATATGTATGGAAGGAAACGATTTTACATATTTGGATTGCTTGTATTTTTAATTGGCTCAGCACTTTGCGGCATCGCTGAAACGATGGTGCAGCTCAGCATCTACCGGGCCATTCAGGGTATTGGCGGCGGAGCGTTGATGCCGATTGCCTTCACGATTGTCTTTGATATTTTCCCGCCTGAGAAACGCGGGAAAATGACCGGCCTGCTTGGTGCTGTTTTCGGAACATCAAGTGTCCTTGGACCTTTGCTTGGTGCCTACATTACTGACTGGTTCAGCTGGCATTGGGTATTTTATATCAATGTCCCCATTGGCATAGTATCTCTATTCTTTATTGTGAAGTATTATCATGAGTCCACTCAGCATTCTAAGCAAAAGATTGACTGGGCAGGTGCCTTTACACTGGTTGTAGCGGTTGTCAGTTTAATGTTTGCTCTTGAACTTGGAGGAAAAGAATTCGACTGGGGTTCTTTTCAAATTATAGGCTTGTTTGTTAGCTTTGCTCTATTCTTCCTGATCTTTATTTTTGCTGAAAGAAAAGCAGAAGAACCAATCATTTCTTTTTGGATGTTCAAACGCCGGCTATTTGCTACATCGCAAGTTCTTGCATTCCTTTACGGAGCTACGTTTATCATTCTCGCAGTCTATATCCCTATATTTGTCCAGGCCGTTTATGGGGGTTCAGCGAAGTCTGCCGGGTTGGTCTTGACGCCTATGATGCTTGGGTCTGTTGTAGGAAGCGCTATTGGTGGGGTTTTTCAGACAAAAACCAGCTATCGCAATCTTATGTTCCTGTCTGTTATCGCCTACTTTACAGGAATGCTTCTGCTGAGCATGATCTCTCCTGAAACATCGAGATTCATTCTGACATTTTTCATGATATTAGTGGGATTTGGAATGGGATTTTCTTTCTCGCTCCTCCCTACCGCTTCCATACACAATCTTGACCCGCGACACCGAGGATCAGCAAATTCAACTAACTCATTCCTGCGCTCGCTTGGAATGACGCTAGGCATAACCATATTTGGCACCATTCAAAATAATGCTTTCATGGATAAGCTCCAAAACGCTTTCAAGGGAATGGGTGGCGGTCAAGGTAATCAACTGCCAGCAGATCCGCAGCAATTGTTTCAGTCTGGACAGCGTTCCCAAATTCCAGAATTCGTTCTTGATAAAATTGTCGCGGCCATGTCTGCTTCCATCACCCATATTTTTGCACTAGCATTGATACCGATTGCCATTTCGGCAGTTGCAGTCTTCCTGATGGGAAAAGAACGAGTGGAAATCAATAAAACGATTGTCAAAGAATCATAATAAACATATTTAAAGAGCATGCCAGCAGCATGCTCTTATTTTTATAAATATTTCACAGCCGCAATCATTAATAATACCCATGCTGCTAGGAAGGATACTCCTCCAAGCGGAGTGATGGCTCCTAGGATGCTGATTTTCGTAACGCTCAAAACGTACAGGCTGCCTGAGAATAACACTATTCCAATCAGCATCAGCCAGCCGGACCAGGATAGAAGTGCGCTAGCCGGAAGCTTGCCTAAAAGAACTCCAATGATCAATAACCCAGTTGCATGGAACATCTGATAGGTTACACCTGTTTTCCATGTTTCTAAATATTTTGGCTCGACCTTGCCTTCTAGCCCATGTGCTCCAAATGCTCCAAGTCCGACTGCCAGGAAGGCGTTGATGGCTCCAATCAATATAAATAATTTCATCATATCCACCTCTTAAAATTAGAAATCGAAGAGCGAGTCTCCGTTTGCGTTATCTTCCATTTCCAGCTTCTTTGGCTGCGGAATCATGGATGATTGCTGATTGACCGGGATCTGCTGCTGAGGAATGATTGGCTGTGGTGGTACATATTGCTGCGCTGCCTGTTTCGCAGGTGCCGCAACACCTCTGCTATTCTCCGGCGGCTCATCAAGGACCAGCTCGCAAAGCGTTTTGATCGAATGGATCCTTTCCCTCTGCATTGCCTCGGATTCCGCAGCTTTTGCCCTTCTTAATTCTTCTTCCATTTTCAATAGTAATTTTTGCATTGTAATGTTCATCGACTCACCTCCATAGGGCGTTATATATGTATATCCTTTGCCTTATTCAATGTTTGTACCGTTCCATTCTACAACAAATCACCTGTTTTTTCGACTTTAGGAAAGTAGTTGATTGCAAACTTTGTTGCTTTGACTTTTACTTTCGAGTAGAAACATGTAAGTTCCACGTGGAACATGTCGATATACGGGAAAAGCGTTAGCAACAAAACAAAGAACTCCGGTTTCCCAGAGTTCTCAACCTTCCAGTTTTTCAATCTGCCAGTCAATCTCTTGTTCACCCTGCTCTCTCAGCAGTTCGTTCACTTTGGAAAAGGGTTTGCTGCCGAAGAAGCCTCTCCTTGCTGACAGCGGGCTGGGATGGACGGACATGATGATTTTATGTTTTTCATCGTCAATTAATTTTAATTTACTTTGAGCTGGTTTGCCCCAGAGGATGAAAATTACTGGCTTCTCGCGCTCGTTCAACAGAGTGATTACTTGATCGGTAAAATGTTCCCAGCCTTTTCCCCTATGTGAATTCGCGTCCCCTTCTCTTACTGTAAGGACTGTATTTAATAGAAGGACACCCTGGTCTGCCCATTTTTTCAAATAACCATGGTCTGGAACCTCACAGCCAAGGTCGGCATTCAGTTCTTTAAAAATATTTCGAAGCGAAGGCGGGATTTTAACACCTGGTTTTACCGAAAAGCTCAGGCCATGTGCCTGGCCTTGTCCATGGTATGGATCCTGCCCGAGAATCACGACTTTTACATCATCATAATCGGTGAACCTCAAGGCATTAAAGATATCCTCTTTTTCCGGATAGACTGTCCTTGTTTGATATTCTTCTAGTAAAAATTCTCTTAAATCTAGATAATAGGCCTTTTCGAATTCTTCCGCCAACAGCGGCTCCCAGCTTTTATTCAAAAGTACGATTGTAACCAGCTCCTTTCATTTCTATCAAACTACCCGTTTTCGAAATGATTATGTGAACTATTCCCAGTAGGTTTAGTAAATCCTACAGCGGTTATATATATAGTGTAGACGTGGAAAGCTAAAAAAGCTTCCCAAAACTAGTATAGGTAAAAAAATTTTAAGGAGGAAGATATGATGATGAAAGTAGAAGTAGTAGAAAACGGAGTACAAGCCACAGAAAAAATCAACTCTCTTGAAGCTGCCGGCTTCGGCAAAGAAAACATTTATATATTTGCGCACGATGAAGACCGCAGCGAGCACTTGACTGACGCTACTGAAACGGGCGGCATGGGATTCAAGGAGCAAGGTTTCTTTGATTCTATCGGAAATATGTTCAAGTCCCGCGGCGACGAGCTTCGCAATAAGTTCGAATCTCTTGGCCTTTCAAAACAAGAGGCTGAGCAGTATGAAATGGAACTGGATAAAGGCCGACTCGTGCTAGTTGCTTCTGATGAAAAATAAGCAACCTTGAACGCAATATCATAACCGATCCATAGTGATCGTTTATATAGAAACCCCCTGCTGATTTGGCAGGGGGTTTGCGCATGTATAAAGAATCACCCGAAAAACCTTTGATAGAGGCTTCTTGCCTGGGCTAAATCCTTTGTTCCATGTATAAGGGCACGGCCGTCCTGGAAAATAACCATTCTGTTGTCAACCATGTCGACGGAGACTAAATATGGATTCCCTTTGACCTGATAGCCTAAATCCCTCATTTTTTCAGCTGTTTCCTGCAGATTCAGTTCCTGCTGTTTCGGAGGCCTGATTTGAACCGTATCCCGTCCGCACAGGACCGTCGTCTTTGTCATATTCTCGACGTTCAAATAAGGATATTCAGGTTGTTCGCCACAGCTCAGGCATCCAGGGTCCTTCGCCTTGGACATTTTCATGCTGGTGTACTGGTTCCGCCATAAATCAAAGCTAACAAATGACGTTCGCACTGCATCCCAGTCTTCAACGAGGATTTTCAGCGCTTCCGCTCCCTGGTGGGCAATGACCATCTGGACAGCCGGCCCGATAATGCCTCCTGTATCACAAGTCATCCCTTGAAGCGGAACGGTTTTCAGCAGACAGTTCAGACATGGCGTTTTACCTGGAATAATGGAAAAGCTCATGCCAAAGCTGCCAACGCAGGCACCATAAATCCATGGAATCTGGTATTTTTGCGAGATATCATTAATCGCCATTCTTGTTTCAAAGTTATCGGTGGCATCGATAATCAGATTGACTCCATCGACAAGCTCGGCCAATTTTTCAGGAGTGGCATCGGCGATATATGCATTGATTTCGACGTCAGAGTTGATGGCTCTCAGCCTTTTTTCCGCCGCCGCAGCTTTCGGAAGCTTCTCGGCAACATCTTCTTCTGTATATAACTGCTGCCGCTGCAGATTGCTTGCTTCTACATAATCACGGTCCACAATCGTCAGTCTGCCGACACCTGCCCTGACCAAAAGCTCAGCATTGCCTGATCCAAGCGCTCCGGCACCTATCATCAGAACATGCTTGCTGCGGATTTTCTCCTGCCCGGCCTTGCCAATTGGAGGAAACAAAGTCTGGCGTGAATATCTTTCTGACATAGATGTAACCCTCCTTGTAAGAAAAGTGCAAGCGCCTTGGTTAGACCCGACAAGCGCTGGAGGGCCTGGCAGTGAAGTCGTTCTTTGACTTCATTGACAGGACCGAACTTGAAAAGCGGAGGCGACTGCCCAACTCCGACAAGCGCTGGAGGGCCTGGCAGTGAAGTCGTTCTTTGACTTCATTGGCAGGACCGAAGCGTCTCGAGGAGTTAGGAGCCGCAGCTAGACAAGCGTCTCGAGGGGCTAGGCGCTGGAGCTAGACACTAATCAGAGTTTATAACTTCACTTATAAAATATGCAAACGCCCTGATTCCGTTGGCCAATAAGTCAACGGAACGGGGCGCTGTAATATGCTTTGATTGATCAGCCGCCAGATACAGGCGGAATGAAGGCGATTGTATCTCCTTCTTTAATGACTTCATCGTTTGATGAAAATTCTTCATTGATGGCTGTCATTGAAGTATCAAGCTTTTGGATGCCGTACTTTTCAGCTACCAATTCTTTCAGCTCAGCAACTGTCTTGCCGGCTGCTTCTAGTTCAACTGATTCATGGCCTGCTTCGTCTCGTAAATGGGCAAAGAATAATATTTTATTCATTGAGATCCTTCTCCTCCGGTTTCCCTGTCGGATATGGGACAGTTTCTAGTTGATTGCCAATCCACTCTTCCCCGTCTTCCCAATGCTCTTTTTTCCAGATTGGGACGATCTCCTTGATACGCTCGATGGCATACCGATTCGCTTCATAGGCATCGTTTCGGTGTGGCGTTGATACGGCGATCACCACAGCGATATCCGTAATGTCTAGTTTTCCGACGCGGTGCGTAATCGCCACCTCGGCACCGTTCCAGCGCTCCTGGATTTCCGTGCCGATTTGCTCCAGCTTCTTCACTGCCATCGGCTCGTACGCTTCATATATAAGGTAAAGGGTTTTTTTGCCCTTTGTCAATTCACGGACAGTGCCAATGAAAGTAGTGATGGCCCCCGCTTCACGCTGGACCACTTTATCAATGACAGATTGAACGTTGATTGGATCTTTCGCTATTTCATAATTCATCAAAATCACCTCAATAAACTGATCCGGGTCAGGATTTTAATTTGTATACAGACACTTTCCTCGGGTTCTGCCGCCGTTTTGTCCATTAGAGCCCTTCTATCGGACACTTTCTCCGGTTTCTGACTCCTGTTTGTCCATTAGAGCCCCTCTATCGGACACTTTCACCGGTTTCTGACTCCTGTTTGTCCATTAGAGCCCTTCTATCGGACACTTTCTCCGGTTTCTGACTCCTGTTTGTCCATTAGAGTCCTTCTATCGGACACTTTCACCGGTTTCTGACTCCTGTTTGTCCATTAGAGCCCTTCTATCGGACACTTTCTCCGATTTCTGCGTCTGTTTTGTCCGTTAGAGCCCTTCTATCGGACACTTTCATCGGTTTCTGACTCGGTTTTGTCCATTAGAGTCCTTCTATCGGACACTTTCTCCGGTTTCTGACTCCTGTTTGTCCATTAGAGCCCTTCTATCGGACACTTTTCTCGGTTTCCTCAACCGATTTATCCCTTAGAGCACAAATATTTAAAAATAAACTGGCTCTGGATTCTCGACGACTGCGTAGCCGCCAATCTTTGCGACTTCGGCTTTGAAGGCTTCAGATTGGATCACCGACCTTAACCAGATACCCTTTTCGCTTTCGAAGAATGCTTTTGTCATCAGCAAATCGTAGCTTTCGTCTGCGACCGGGATGAAGTCGAGACCCATAGCGCGCGATGCCGGGAAGATGCCGAGGCCTGCTGCGTTGTCATTTCCTTTCACTTCAGCGGCGACACTCAGGTGCGAGAACATCTCGCGGTCATAACCGTTCACTTCGTCTGCTGACAAGCCTGCTTCTTTTAACAATAAATCAAATAATATCCGAGTGCCTGCGCCCTTTTGCCTGTTGGCATAATCTATGCCCTTTCCGGCAATGTCACTGACGTTCTCGATACCCAGCGGATTGCCTTTTGGAAGCAGCCAGCCCTGGGTTCTTTTTAAAAATGGATAAAGGACTGCGTCTTGCCCGGCAAGGAATTTCCTTACGTAGGTAACATTATATTCCTTTGTTTCCGGGTCTAGCAAATGAATGCCCGCTACATGGGCTTCCCCTTTTCTGATTGCCATCAAACCGGCCATGCTGCCAACATGGGAAGAAACAATTTTCATGTCGGTACGCTGCTTTTTGAGCTGGGAGGACAGCAGGTCAATCGTCAGGTCATGACTGCCGCTGAAGACGATCGCGTTCTTGATCTCTTCAACAGATCTGTATAACTCGACCTCGACAATGTCTCCTTGTTCGTATCCTAGCTCCTCAGGCGGCACGACGAGCAAGCCGTCCGCACGTACTAGCGACATCGTGACGCCCGCTGCGCGTGTCAGCGGATTGGCGACAAATTGTCCATCC
This portion of the Mesobacillus sp. S13 genome encodes:
- the pta gene encoding phosphate acetyltransferase, with translation MSDLFEGLKAKLSGQNLRIVFPEGLDERILAAAGRLAADGVLTPILVGNIEQIQAKAADMDVSLEAAEIYDPANFAMMDELVAAFVERRKGKATEEQARKILLDENYFGTMLVYSNKADGLVSGAAHSTADTVRPALQIIKTKEGVRKTSGVFIMVREDEKYVFADCAINIAPDSQDLAEIAVESAKTARMFDVEPRVAMLSFSTKGSAVSPETERVSKAVEEAKLRDPLLIVDGEFQFDAAFVPSVAEKKAPDSVIMGNANVFVFPSLEAGNIGYKIAQRLGGFEAVGPILQGLNRPVNDLSRGCSEEDVYKLALITAAQALSK
- the hemQ gene encoding hydrogen peroxide-dependent heme synthase gives rise to the protein MTEAAQTLDGWYSLHDFRTVDWTTWKMLPAEERQEIIQEFLGLVEKWNKTQAEKQGSHALYTIVGQKADFMMMILRPTMEELNEIETEFNKSRLAEYTIPAHSYVSVVELSNYLPAGEDPYQNPQVLARLYPELPKAKYVCFYPMDKRRQGEDNWYMLPMEDRRNMMRSHGMIGRQYAGKVKQIITGSVGFDDYEWGVTLFADDVLQFKKLVYEMRFDEVSARYGEFGSFFVGNLLEEDKVATFLHV
- the gerQ gene encoding spore coat protein GerQ; protein product: MTQYNNPYYNYRTYPQMYQPYSGTDEKQTTQGQMGQMAQMGQMGQAGFPQATTFPAQSGGAMPGMPGAVPGAVAGAQVPGMLPIEASYIENILRLNKGKLATVYATFENNTEWNAKIFQGIIEAAGRDHLILSDPQTGKRVLLPMIYLDYVTFDEEIEYDYPFGGGAGLTAYPPR
- a CDS encoding MDR family MFS transporter, with protein sequence MVSNDSNIKLVVAGLLLGILMAAMDNTIVATAMGTIVSDLGDFDKFVWVTSAYMVTVMAGMPIFGKLSDMYGRKRFYIFGLLVFLIGSALCGIAETMVQLSIYRAIQGIGGGALMPIAFTIVFDIFPPEKRGKMTGLLGAVFGTSSVLGPLLGAYITDWFSWHWVFYINVPIGIVSLFFIVKYYHESTQHSKQKIDWAGAFTLVVAVVSLMFALELGGKEFDWGSFQIIGLFVSFALFFLIFIFAERKAEEPIISFWMFKRRLFATSQVLAFLYGATFIILAVYIPIFVQAVYGGSAKSAGLVLTPMMLGSVVGSAIGGVFQTKTSYRNLMFLSVIAYFTGMLLLSMISPETSRFILTFFMILVGFGMGFSFSLLPTASIHNLDPRHRGSANSTNSFLRSLGMTLGITIFGTIQNNAFMDKLQNAFKGMGGGQGNQLPADPQQLFQSGQRSQIPEFVLDKIVAAMSASITHIFALALIPIAISAVAVFLMGKERVEINKTIVKES
- a CDS encoding DUF423 domain-containing protein, with protein sequence MKLFILIGAINAFLAVGLGAFGAHGLEGKVEPKYLETWKTGVTYQMFHATGLLIIGVLLGKLPASALLSWSGWLMLIGIVLFSGSLYVLSVTKISILGAITPLGGVSFLAAWVLLMIAAVKYL
- a CDS encoding YwdI family protein, encoding MNITMQKLLLKMEEELRRAKAAESEAMQRERIHSIKTLCELVLDEPPENSRGVAAPAKQAAQQYVPPQPIIPQQQIPVNQQSSMIPQPKKLEMEDNANGDSLFDF
- a CDS encoding uracil-DNA glycosylase; the encoded protein is MVLLNKSWEPLLAEEFEKAYYLDLREFLLEEYQTRTVYPEKEDIFNALRFTDYDDVKVVILGQDPYHGQGQAHGLSFSVKPGVKIPPSLRNIFKELNADLGCEVPDHGYLKKWADQGVLLLNTVLTVREGDANSHRGKGWEHFTDQVITLLNEREKPVIFILWGKPAQSKLKLIDDEKHKIIMSVHPSPLSARRGFFGSKPFSKVNELLREQGEQEIDWQIEKLEG
- a CDS encoding general stress protein; translated protein: MMKVEVVENGVQATEKINSLEAAGFGKENIYIFAHDEDRSEHLTDATETGGMGFKEQGFFDSIGNMFKSRGDELRNKFESLGLSKQEAEQYEMELDKGRLVLVASDEK
- a CDS encoding thiazole biosynthesis adenylyltransferase ThiF, producing MSERYSRQTLFPPIGKAGQEKIRSKHVLMIGAGALGSGNAELLVRAGVGRLTIVDRDYVEASNLQRQQLYTEEDVAEKLPKAAAAEKRLRAINSDVEINAYIADATPEKLAELVDGVNLIIDATDNFETRMAINDISQKYQIPWIYGACVGSFGMSFSIIPGKTPCLNCLLKTVPLQGMTCDTGGIIGPAVQMVIAHQGAEALKILVEDWDAVRTSFVSFDLWRNQYTSMKMSKAKDPGCLSCGEQPEYPYLNVENMTKTTVLCGRDTVQIRPPKQQELNLQETAEKMRDLGYQVKGNPYLVSVDMVDNRMVIFQDGRALIHGTKDLAQARSLYQRFFG
- the moaD gene encoding molybdopterin converting factor subunit 1 — encoded protein: MNKILFFAHLRDEAGHESVELEAAGKTVAELKELVAEKYGIQKLDTSMTAINEEFSSNDEVIKEGDTIAFIPPVSGG
- a CDS encoding molybdenum cofactor biosynthesis protein MoaE; amino-acid sequence: MNYEIAKDPINVQSVIDKVVQREAGAITTFIGTVRELTKGKKTLYLIYEAYEPMAVKKLEQIGTEIQERWNGAEVAITHRVGKLDITDIAVVIAVSTPHRNDAYEANRYAIERIKEIVPIWKKEHWEDGEEWIGNQLETVPYPTGKPEEKDLNE